The genomic interval TTTGAAGCGCCGATTATTCTTGATTTCTTTGCTGGTTCCGGTACCACTGGCCATGCCGTCATGGCACAAAACGCGGCCGATGGCGGTTCGCGCCGCTATGTACTGGTACAGCTTCCGGAGCCGCTCGATCCGGAAAACAAAGATCAGAAAGTGGCAGTCGAGTTTTGCGATAAGCTCGGCAAGTCCCGCACTATCGCCGAACTGACCAAGGAGCGCCTGCGCCGCGCTGCGCAAAGCATTAAGCAGCGAGCAGCGAGCAGCGAGCAGCGAGCAGCGAGCAGCGAGCAGCGAGCAGCGAGCAGCGAGCAGCGAGCAGCGAGCAGCGAGCAGCGAGCAGCGAGCAGCGAGCAGCGAGCAGCGAGCAGCGAGCAGCGAGCAGCGAGCAGCGAGCAGCGAGCAGCGAGCAGCGAGCAGCGAGCAGCGAGCAGCGAGCAGCGAGCAGCGAGCAGCGAGCAGCGAGCAGCGAGCAGCGAGCAGCGAGCAGCGAGCAGCGAGCAGCGAGCAGCGATTGGATATTATGGAAAACTCGCAAAGTTCCCCGAATTCGGAAAAATATTTGCCGGACCTGGGCTTCCGTGTCTTCAAACTCGACACTTCCAATATCCGCGCCTGGAATTCGAGGCCGAACGATCTGGAAGCCACGCTGTTCGACCATCAGGATCACCTGCTCGAAGGTCGCACTGAAGCCGATGTGCTCTATGAACTTTTGCTCAAGCTCGGCCTTGATCTGTGCGTGCCCATCGAACGGCGCCGCATCGAAGGCATGGACGTTCATGCCGTGGGCGGTGGTGTGCTGATGGCCTGCCTGGCGGAGCAAATTACCCGCGAGCAGGCGGAGCCGCTCGCCTTGGGGCTCATTACCTGGCACAAGGCGCTGGCTCCCGCTGGCGACACCACTTGCGTATTCCGCGACAGCGCCTTCGCCGACGACGTGGCCAAGACCAACCTCGCCGCCATTCTGGAACAGCACGGCATCCAGAACGTGCGCAGCATTTAAGGAGATCAGCGATGCAAGTGACAAGAATCAGGTTGAAGAACTGGCGAAATTTCAGGTCGTTTGATGCGCCGATGCGTGATGTAACTTACATCCTCGGCCCAAACGCTTCCGGCAAATCCAACTTACTGGATGTTTTTCGCTTCCTGCGGGATGTCAGTAAACCAGCAGGGGGTGGGCTGCAGGCAGCGGTGATCGCCAGAGGTGGAATCAGCAAGCTACGCTGTCTTCATGCTCGCCGGGACCCAGAGGTTTGCATTGATGTGGAGCTATCGGACTCTTCGGACGACGAAGTGCCAAACTGGCGTTATGTGCTCGGATTTAAGCCAGAAGGCAAGGGAGCACAACGTATTCTGGTGTCCAAAGAGGAGGTTTGGC from Sterolibacterium denitrificans carries:
- a CDS encoding adenine methyltransferase, encoding MLYELLLKLGLDLCVPIERRRIEGMDVHAVGGGVLMACLAEQITREQAEPLALGLITWHKALAPAGDTTCVFRDSAFADDVAKTNLAAILEQHGIQNVRSI